From the genome of Solidesulfovibrio carbinolicus, one region includes:
- the hslV gene encoding ATP-dependent protease subunit HslV, whose product MQLRGTTIVAVRTEAGVAVAGDGQVTLGQAIAVKHTARKVRRMYKDKVVIGFAGATADAFTLFERFEAKLEEFGGNLVRASVELAKDWRKDKYLRRLEAMMIVADAGNVLILSGTGDVIEPDDGVAAIGSGGPYAMAAARALLRNTELSAREIVEKSMAIAAEMCVYTNDQLVVETLEKPA is encoded by the coding sequence ATGCAACTACGTGGAACGACGATTGTGGCGGTGCGGACCGAGGCCGGCGTGGCCGTGGCCGGCGACGGCCAAGTGACGTTGGGCCAGGCCATTGCCGTCAAACATACCGCGCGCAAGGTGCGCCGGATGTACAAGGACAAGGTCGTCATCGGCTTTGCCGGGGCCACGGCCGATGCCTTCACCCTTTTTGAGCGTTTCGAGGCCAAGCTGGAGGAATTCGGCGGCAATCTCGTGCGCGCCTCGGTGGAGCTGGCCAAGGATTGGCGCAAAGACAAGTATTTACGGCGTCTGGAGGCCATGATGATCGTGGCCGACGCCGGCAATGTGCTGATTTTGTCCGGCACAGGCGACGTCATCGAGCCGGACGACGGCGTGGCGGCCATTGGTTCCGGCGGCCCCTACGCCATGGCCGCGGCCCGGGCGCTGTTGCGCAACACCGAACTGTCGGCCCGGGAGATCGTGGAAAAATCCATGGCCATCGCCGCCGAAATGTGCGTCTACACCAACGACCAGTTGGTGGTGGAGACGCTGGAAAAGCCTGCGTAA
- the hslU gene encoding ATP-dependent protease ATPase subunit HslU → MHASLTPREIVSELDKYIIGQRDAKRMVAIAMRNRWRRQQIEPVLRDEIAPKNIIMIGPTGVGKTEIARRLARLAGSPFFKVEATKFTEVGYVGRDVESMVRDLMEIGVNLVRQEELERVRVKAEKAAEERLLDLLLPESQRPSHGPIPMPAAIEAPAEPAGEQGLTTRDKLRKLWREGKLDDRMVPVEVSMPSPQVEIMSMPGMEEMGSQFKDLFSKAFPQRKKTKTMRVREAYDVLLQEESDRLVDMDKVSETARERVEQTGIIFIDEIDKICGRQGGGQGPDVSREGVQRDLLPVVEGCVVNTKYGMVKTDHILFIAAGAFHFSKPSDLVPELQGRFPLRVELRALTAEDFHRILTEPQNALTVQYKALLATENVTLEFTDEALREVAQFAQRINADTENIGARRLYTIMEKILSDLSFAASDQGGQTVVVDPAYVREKLADVAEDRDLSRYIL, encoded by the coding sequence ATGCACGCCAGCCTGACGCCGCGTGAAATCGTTTCGGAACTCGACAAATACATCATCGGTCAGCGCGACGCCAAGCGCATGGTGGCCATCGCCATGCGCAACCGCTGGCGTCGCCAACAGATCGAGCCGGTCTTGCGCGACGAGATCGCGCCCAAAAACATCATCATGATCGGTCCCACCGGCGTGGGCAAGACCGAGATCGCCCGGCGGCTGGCCCGGCTGGCCGGGTCGCCCTTTTTCAAGGTCGAGGCCACCAAGTTCACCGAGGTCGGCTATGTCGGCCGCGACGTGGAATCCATGGTCCGCGACCTCATGGAAATCGGCGTCAATCTCGTGCGCCAGGAGGAGCTGGAGCGGGTGCGGGTCAAAGCCGAGAAGGCCGCCGAGGAGCGTTTGCTCGATCTGCTGCTGCCCGAATCCCAGCGTCCGTCCCACGGCCCCATCCCCATGCCGGCCGCCATCGAGGCCCCGGCCGAACCGGCCGGCGAACAAGGCCTGACCACCCGCGACAAGCTGCGCAAGCTGTGGCGCGAGGGCAAGCTCGACGACCGCATGGTGCCCGTGGAAGTGTCCATGCCCTCGCCCCAGGTGGAGATCATGTCCATGCCGGGCATGGAAGAGATGGGCAGCCAGTTCAAGGACCTGTTCTCCAAAGCTTTTCCCCAGCGCAAGAAGACCAAGACCATGCGGGTGCGCGAGGCCTACGACGTGCTTCTGCAGGAAGAGTCCGACCGGCTGGTGGACATGGACAAGGTTTCCGAGACGGCCAGGGAACGCGTGGAACAGACCGGCATCATCTTTATCGACGAGATCGACAAGATCTGCGGCCGGCAGGGCGGCGGCCAGGGGCCGGACGTGTCCCGCGAGGGCGTGCAGCGCGACCTCTTGCCCGTGGTCGAAGGCTGCGTGGTCAACACCAAGTACGGCATGGTGAAGACCGACCATATCCTTTTTATTGCCGCCGGCGCGTTCCACTTCTCCAAGCCGTCCGATCTCGTGCCGGAGCTGCAGGGCCGGTTTCCCCTGCGCGTGGAATTGCGGGCGCTGACGGCCGAGGATTTCCACCGCATCCTCACCGAGCCGCAAAACGCGCTCACCGTGCAGTACAAGGCGCTTTTAGCCACCGAGAACGTGACCCTGGAATTCACCGACGAGGCGCTGCGGGAAGTGGCCCAGTTCGCCCAGCGCATCAACGCGGACACCGAGAATATCGGAGCCAGGCGGCTTTACACCATCATGGAAAAGATTCTATCCGACCTGTCCTTTGCCGCCTCGGACCAGGGCGGCCAAACCGTGGTCGTGGACCCGGCCTACGTGCGCGAAAAGCTCGCCGACGTGGCCGAGGACCGGGATTTGTCCCGGTACATTCTCTAA
- the argB gene encoding acetylglutamate kinase, translated as MNREHAKAHLLLEALPYIRNFYGQTVVIKYGGHAMVDEQLQESFALNVILLKYIGINPVIVHGGGPQIGRMLKLLNIESQFKQGLRVTDDATMDVVEMVLVGKVNKNIVNLINLKGGSAVGLSGKDGRLITARKLEMVLERGDAPPEIIDLGKVGEVTGINTQLITTLLAQGFIPVIAPVGVDEDGETYNINADTVAGAVAAALGAKRLVLLTDVSGVLDKDKTLISSLDIKEASQAMAEGVLVGGMIPKVSCCMEAVDAGVEKAHILDGRVENCIILELFTRSGIGTEIICKRCQA; from the coding sequence ATGAACCGCGAACACGCCAAGGCGCATCTGCTGCTGGAAGCCCTGCCCTACATCCGCAATTTCTACGGCCAGACCGTGGTCATCAAATACGGCGGCCACGCCATGGTCGATGAACAGCTCCAGGAAAGCTTCGCCCTCAACGTCATCCTGCTCAAATACATCGGCATCAATCCCGTCATCGTCCACGGCGGCGGCCCGCAGATTGGCCGGATGCTGAAGCTGCTGAACATCGAAAGCCAGTTCAAGCAGGGCCTTCGCGTCACCGACGACGCCACCATGGACGTGGTCGAGATGGTGCTCGTGGGCAAGGTCAACAAGAACATCGTCAACCTCATCAACCTCAAGGGCGGCTCGGCCGTGGGCCTGTCCGGCAAGGACGGCCGGCTCATCACCGCCCGCAAGCTCGAAATGGTGCTGGAACGCGGCGACGCGCCGCCGGAAATCATCGACCTCGGCAAGGTCGGCGAAGTGACCGGCATCAACACCCAGCTCATCACCACGCTCCTTGCCCAGGGATTCATCCCGGTCATCGCGCCGGTGGGCGTCGACGAAGACGGCGAGACCTACAACATCAACGCCGACACCGTGGCCGGAGCCGTGGCCGCCGCCCTCGGGGCCAAGCGGCTGGTGCTTCTCACCGACGTCTCCGGCGTCCTGGACAAGGACAAGACGCTGATCTCGTCCCTGGACATCAAGGAAGCCTCCCAGGCCATGGCTGAGGGCGTGCTGGTCGGCGGCATGATCCCCAAGGTCAGCTGCTGCATGGAAGCCGTGGACGCAGGCGTGGAAAAAGCCCACATCCTCGACGGCCGCGTCGAGAACTGCATCATCCTGGAACTGTTCACCCGCTCCGGCATCGGCACCGAGATTATTTGCAAGCGGTGCCAGGCTTAG
- a CDS encoding flavodoxin family protein — MTILAINGSPRKKWNTAQVLQSVLDGASKAGAATKLVHLYDYDFKGCISCFECKRIGGKNYGRCAVKDGLTPLLAEAAEADALVIGTPVYFGAETGETRSFIERLLFPYLTYTPGYAAIFPRKIPTAMVYTMNVPESVMEERNYGHMTGLAQGFMSRTFGACEVLTVNDTYQFDDYSKYLCTVWDAEAKAKRRKDVFPQDLAKAFALGERLAAGFKE; from the coding sequence TTAACGGCAGCCCGCGCAAGAAATGGAACACCGCCCAGGTCCTGCAAAGCGTCCTTGACGGCGCATCAAAGGCCGGCGCGGCCACCAAGCTTGTTCATCTCTACGACTACGACTTCAAGGGCTGCATCAGCTGCTTTGAATGCAAGCGCATCGGCGGCAAGAACTACGGCCGCTGCGCCGTCAAGGACGGCCTGACCCCGCTTCTGGCTGAAGCCGCCGAAGCTGACGCCCTGGTCATCGGCACGCCCGTCTACTTCGGGGCCGAAACCGGCGAAACCCGCTCGTTCATCGAACGGCTGCTGTTCCCCTACCTGACCTACACCCCGGGCTACGCCGCCATCTTCCCGCGCAAGATCCCCACGGCCATGGTCTATACCATGAACGTGCCCGAATCGGTCATGGAAGAGCGCAACTACGGCCACATGACCGGCCTGGCTCAAGGATTTATGAGCCGTACCTTCGGCGCCTGCGAAGTGCTCACCGTCAACGACACCTACCAGTTCGACGACTATTCCAAATACCTCTGCACCGTCTGGGACGCCGAAGCCAAGGCCAAACGCCGCAAGGACGTGTTCCCGCAGGACTTGGCGAAAGCGTTTGCTTTGGGTGAGAGATTGGCGGCGGGGTTTAAAGAGTAG
- a CDS encoding sigma 54-interacting transcriptional regulator, with protein sequence MTPDAPWLAEALGQSDAFLACMEAVAQAASIDRPALIVGERGTGKELAAARLHYHSPRWDRAYVPVNLAALPRTLIESELFGHEAGAFTGASRRRVGRFEAADGGTLFLDELHAAPLAVQAKLLRAVEYGHIERIGSSQPVAVDVRIVAAVNVDPRRLVAKGRLLPDLLDRLAFCVLVMPPLRERHGDIPYLAERFAARFAAQLGRPEPPVFSRAAITALAAHPWPGNIRELKTVVERVVLACPSSRIDAIQIDPFAALSPAREVQEGVPPSWPPEASSILSSLSHHPGGSGGMIPPDGSRAAPWPPEASLSSPLPNFTEAVASLEIALLGRALARSGGNQRRAAGLLGLGYHQFRGLYRKYAGALDAASKAP encoded by the coding sequence ATGACGCCCGACGCCCCCTGGCTGGCCGAGGCCCTGGGCCAGTCCGACGCCTTTCTGGCCTGCATGGAGGCCGTGGCCCAGGCCGCCAGCATCGACCGTCCGGCGCTTATCGTCGGCGAACGCGGCACGGGCAAGGAACTGGCCGCCGCCCGGCTGCACTACCATTCCCCGCGTTGGGACCGGGCGTATGTGCCGGTCAATCTGGCCGCCCTGCCCAGAACGCTGATTGAATCCGAGCTGTTCGGCCACGAGGCCGGGGCTTTTACCGGCGCTTCCCGGCGTCGGGTCGGGCGTTTCGAGGCAGCCGACGGGGGCACGCTGTTTCTGGACGAGCTCCACGCCGCGCCCCTGGCCGTCCAAGCCAAGCTGCTGCGGGCCGTGGAATACGGGCATATCGAACGCATCGGATCGAGCCAGCCCGTGGCCGTGGACGTGCGCATCGTGGCCGCCGTCAACGTCGATCCGCGCCGGCTCGTGGCCAAGGGCCGGCTTTTGCCCGATCTCCTGGACCGGCTGGCCTTTTGCGTGCTGGTGATGCCGCCCCTGCGCGAGCGCCATGGCGACATCCCGTATCTGGCCGAACGGTTCGCCGCCCGGTTCGCGGCCCAGCTTGGCCGGCCCGAGCCGCCGGTCTTTTCCCGGGCCGCCATAACCGCTCTTGCCGCCCACCCCTGGCCCGGCAACATCCGCGAACTCAAGACCGTGGTCGAACGCGTCGTGCTGGCTTGCCCCTCCTCACGCATCGACGCCATACAAATAGACCCCTTCGCCGCCCTGTCCCCCGCCCGGGAGGTCCAGGAGGGGGTGCCCCCCTCCTGGCCGCCGGAGGCCTCTTCTATTTTATCCTCCCTTTCCCACCATCCAGGGGGTTCGGGGGGGATGATCCCCCCCGACGGGTCCAGGGCAGCGCCCTGGCCGCCGGAGGCATCCCTATCTTCTCCCCTCCCCAACTTTACCGAAGCCGTGGCGTCCCTGGAAATCGCGCTGCTCGGCCGCGCCTTGGCGCGTTCGGGCGGCAACCAGCGCCGGGCGGCCGGGCTTCTCGGGCTTGGCTATCACCAGTTCCGGGGGCTGTACCGCAAGTATGCCGGCGCTCTTGACGCCGCGTCCAAAGCCCCGTAG
- a CDS encoding PspA/IM30 family protein: protein MGIFSRFRDIIHSNINAMLDKAEEPEKLIRLMIQEMEETLVELKADCARTMAQAARIAREHDMLAAAAGRWGEKAELAVDKGREDMAREALLEKRDLEARANVVAGELAAVEGLIEACREDIATLEEKLASAKERQRTLLARHMRATGRKRMREDVSRADSSEALQRFEAFEARIDRLEAEAELSGTTASRRRPTEDQSLDARFDRLAADEDVERELAQIKSRRAQ from the coding sequence ATGGGTATTTTCAGCCGCTTCCGCGACATCATCCACTCCAACATCAACGCCATGCTCGACAAGGCCGAGGAGCCCGAAAAGCTCATCCGCCTCATGATCCAGGAGATGGAAGAAACACTGGTGGAACTCAAGGCCGACTGCGCCCGCACCATGGCCCAGGCCGCCCGCATCGCCCGCGAACACGACATGCTCGCCGCCGCCGCCGGCCGCTGGGGCGAAAAGGCCGAGCTGGCCGTGGACAAGGGCCGCGAGGATATGGCCCGGGAGGCGCTGCTGGAAAAGCGCGACCTCGAAGCCCGGGCAAACGTCGTGGCCGGTGAACTGGCCGCCGTGGAAGGCCTGATCGAAGCCTGCCGTGAAGACATCGCCACCCTTGAGGAAAAGCTCGCCTCGGCCAAGGAACGCCAGCGCACGCTGCTGGCCCGCCATATGCGCGCCACCGGCCGCAAGCGCATGCGCGAAGACGTCTCCCGCGCCGACTCCAGCGAAGCCCTGCAACGCTTCGAGGCCTTCGAAGCCCGCATCGACCGCCTGGAAGCCGAAGCCGAACTGAGCGGCACAACCGCCTCGCGACGCCGACCGACCGAAGACCAAAGCCTTGACGCCCGCTTCGACCGCCTGGCCGCCGACGAAGACGTGGAACGCGAACTGGCCCAGATCAAATCCCGCCGCGCCCAGTAG
- a CDS encoding ribonuclease H-like domain-containing protein gives MLQNTFLHLPGLGPSTERRLWAAGIRDWDTFLDADTPPLASAKAPMWRNELLESKDRLAAGDADWFAHRLPPAEAWRLFFDFKDSLACVDIETDGTPQNEVTAVALYDGISAARTYAHGQNLHDFTDDILASKVLVTYNGRCFDAPVLASHLGAKLPKAHIDLRNVLCGIGIKGGLKKSEEHFGIDRGDLAGADGYMAVLLWREYSRHGDPAVLETLLAYNAADVLALPVLLAHAINRLLEDTPFGDAYGQDIPSPGQNPHTPDPAVLRRVWHERYHHRS, from the coding sequence GTGCTGCAAAATACCTTCCTGCATCTGCCTGGCCTTGGGCCGTCCACCGAACGCCGCCTCTGGGCCGCAGGCATCCGCGACTGGGACACCTTTCTCGACGCCGACACCCCGCCCCTGGCCTCGGCCAAGGCCCCCATGTGGCGCAACGAACTTCTCGAATCAAAAGACCGCCTGGCCGCCGGCGACGCCGACTGGTTCGCCCATCGCCTGCCGCCCGCCGAAGCCTGGCGACTGTTCTTCGACTTCAAGGACAGCCTGGCCTGCGTCGATATCGAAACCGACGGCACGCCCCAAAACGAAGTCACCGCCGTGGCCCTCTACGACGGCATAAGCGCCGCCCGCACCTACGCCCACGGCCAAAACCTCCACGACTTCACCGACGACATCCTGGCCAGCAAGGTGCTGGTCACCTACAACGGCCGCTGCTTCGACGCCCCGGTGCTCGCCTCGCACCTCGGCGCGAAGCTCCCCAAGGCCCATATCGACCTGCGAAACGTCCTGTGCGGCATCGGCATCAAAGGCGGACTCAAGAAAAGCGAGGAACACTTCGGCATCGACCGGGGCGACCTGGCCGGAGCCGACGGCTACATGGCCGTGCTGCTGTGGCGCGAATACTCCCGCCACGGCGATCCCGCCGTCCTGGAAACGCTGCTCGCCTACAATGCCGCCGACGTCCTGGCCCTGCCCGTGCTGCTGGCCCACGCCATCAATAGGCTGCTGGAAGACACCCCCTTCGGCGACGCCTACGGCCAGGACATCCCCAGCCCAGGCCAAAACCCCCATACCCCCGACCCCGCCGTCCTGCGCCGCGTCTGGCACGAACGCTACCACCACCGTTCATAA
- a CDS encoding M16 family metallopeptidase, whose product MRQITESDSRIRADRLPNGVRIVTEHMPVSKTASLGIWIEAGSRHEAPGQEGMAHLMEHMAFKGTARRDALTIAKELDTLGGLSNAFTSREATCFHVRVMDAHLARAFDILSDIVLRPLLDPEELAREQAVILQEISMVEETPEEKIHEDFWAAAWADPGLAHPITGTPQSVGAVTAEALAKWRRAAYHPEAITVVAAGALDHDALAEMAEAAFGSLRKVQTAPAPAAGAYTPPRLAARRDWEQNHVILSYPSVGNISADRFAHTLLATLLGGNMSSRLFQEVREKRGLAYSIYAGVNGLADVGLLEIQAAVDPDRTAELLSVVNAELAAVADSAVTAEELDHTREHLKGLLYLGAESTENRMMRLARNILLFNRSIPLEETAACLDAVTPDDIARTAKAAFAPGSAGLAVMGPTAALP is encoded by the coding sequence ATGCGCCAAATCACCGAATCCGACAGCCGCATCCGCGCCGACAGGCTGCCCAACGGCGTCCGTATCGTCACCGAACACATGCCCGTTTCCAAAACCGCCAGTCTCGGCATCTGGATCGAGGCCGGCTCGCGCCACGAGGCCCCGGGCCAGGAAGGCATGGCCCATTTGATGGAGCACATGGCTTTCAAGGGCACGGCCAGGCGCGACGCCCTGACCATCGCCAAGGAACTCGACACGTTGGGCGGGCTTTCCAACGCGTTTACTTCCCGCGAGGCCACCTGTTTCCACGTGCGCGTCATGGACGCCCACTTGGCCCGGGCGTTTGACATTTTAAGCGACATCGTCTTGCGTCCGCTCCTCGACCCCGAGGAGCTGGCCCGGGAGCAGGCCGTCATCCTTCAGGAAATCTCCATGGTGGAGGAGACGCCCGAGGAAAAGATCCACGAGGACTTCTGGGCCGCCGCCTGGGCCGATCCAGGACTGGCCCATCCCATCACCGGCACGCCCCAGTCCGTGGGCGCGGTCACGGCCGAGGCCCTGGCGAAGTGGCGGCGCGCCGCCTACCATCCCGAGGCCATCACCGTGGTCGCCGCCGGGGCGCTTGATCACGACGCCCTGGCCGAAATGGCCGAAGCCGCCTTCGGCTCGCTGCGAAAAGTCCAGACCGCGCCCGCGCCGGCCGCCGGGGCCTACACGCCGCCGCGACTGGCCGCCCGGCGCGACTGGGAACAAAACCACGTCATCCTGTCCTACCCCTCGGTCGGCAACATCAGCGCCGACCGCTTCGCCCATACCCTTTTGGCCACGCTGCTTGGCGGCAACATGTCCTCGCGGCTTTTTCAGGAAGTGCGCGAAAAACGCGGGCTGGCCTATTCCATCTACGCCGGCGTCAACGGCCTGGCCGACGTGGGGCTGCTGGAAATCCAGGCCGCCGTGGACCCGGACCGCACGGCCGAGCTGCTCTCGGTGGTCAACGCCGAACTGGCCGCCGTGGCCGACAGCGCGGTGACGGCCGAGGAACTCGACCACACCCGCGAACATTTGAAGGGCCTACTCTACCTCGGCGCGGAATCCACCGAGAACCGCATGATGCGCCTGGCCCGCAACATCCTGCTGTTCAACCGCTCCATCCCCCTTGAGGAAACCGCCGCCTGCCTCGACGCCGTAACCCCTGACGACATCGCCCGCACCGCCAAGGCGGCCTTTGCGCCGGGCAGCGCCGGATTGGCCGTCATGGGGCCGACCGCCGCCTTGCCCTAA
- a CDS encoding PspC domain-containing protein, giving the protein MRSRNDDFPGRRKLYRSRNGLALGVCRGLADYLGLPCWVVRAFVIVLFVSTGFTAAILYFAAAFFVPLAPETGGAEDIDTGRLGRAAADVSRRFKDLDARLSRLESHVTSREYDFDRRLGRS; this is encoded by the coding sequence ATGAGAAGCCGTAACGACGATTTTCCCGGACGCCGCAAGCTCTACCGCTCCCGAAACGGCCTGGCCCTGGGCGTGTGCCGGGGGCTGGCCGACTATCTCGGCTTGCCGTGCTGGGTGGTGCGGGCCTTTGTGATCGTGCTGTTCGTGTCCACCGGCTTCACGGCGGCGATTCTCTACTTCGCCGCGGCCTTCTTCGTGCCCCTGGCTCCCGAAACGGGGGGGGCCGAAGACATCGACACGGGCCGGCTCGGCCGGGCGGCAGCCGACGTGTCCCGCCGTTTCAAGGACTTGGACGCCCGGCTTTCGCGCCTGGAGTCCCATGTGACCTCACGGGAGTATGATTTCGACCGCCGGCTCGGACGGTCATAA
- a CDS encoding PspC domain-containing protein, with the protein MRHLSELDWRRLYRSRTGAVLGVCKGLAAFLDVPVAAVRAGVVLLTLSAGVWPVVAAYVIAGFCLKLEPALPPDSEAESDACNAYQADRKAVLARLRDRAERLERRVRRLEDHITSREFDFDRRLSRP; encoded by the coding sequence ATGCGACACCTAAGCGAACTCGACTGGCGGCGGCTTTACCGCTCGCGTACCGGGGCCGTCCTTGGCGTGTGCAAGGGGCTGGCCGCCTTTCTCGACGTGCCCGTGGCCGCCGTTCGCGCCGGCGTCGTCCTGCTGACCCTTTCCGCCGGCGTGTGGCCCGTGGTCGCCGCCTACGTCATCGCCGGTTTCTGCCTCAAGCTGGAGCCGGCCCTGCCCCCGGACTCCGAGGCCGAAAGCGACGCCTGCAACGCCTATCAGGCCGACCGCAAAGCCGTCCTGGCCCGGCTGCGCGACCGGGCCGAGCGCCTGGAGCGGCGGGTGCGCCGCCTGGAAGACCACATCACCTCCCGGGAATTCGACTTCGACCGCCGCCTGTCACGGCCCTGA
- a CDS encoding SAM-dependent methyltransferase produces the protein MMRPNDAASATPRRQTPAAIRRETVIAADVYRSGTLRNDFERLASPATPMAEADILSLVLKYFHACLYPGSQEHPIALKEISGLLGQFYELWSEGSPEKVLPLAGDYSAYPLRMLTDLPRTAHIFRSIANRPLPPDMVHDPFLGLDIGTGSGILLAAAWFQARRNGVRETRLYGFELDSEISERTDALLRSLGVGQVMAADARDPGVYAMLPDGPVAFVANENVAAPTARHTAEPFSQIHAALFEAMSQRLKRTVFFPEALVVRDRDAELDVVLSKNNRFQIPRHYRSLRPRPRSIVIEGRLTKLWQVGKDFRAIIPEAWQSIMPGRW, from the coding sequence ATGATGCGACCAAACGACGCCGCTTCCGCCACACCTCGGCGGCAGACGCCGGCCGCGATCCGTCGGGAAACCGTCATCGCCGCCGACGTTTACCGTTCCGGGACGTTGCGCAATGACTTCGAGCGGCTGGCAAGCCCGGCAACGCCCATGGCCGAAGCCGACATTTTGAGCCTTGTGCTCAAGTATTTCCATGCCTGTCTGTATCCCGGCTCCCAGGAGCACCCCATTGCGCTTAAGGAGATCAGCGGACTTTTGGGACAGTTTTACGAGTTGTGGTCCGAGGGATCGCCGGAGAAGGTGTTGCCCCTGGCCGGGGACTACAGCGCCTACCCGCTGCGGATGCTGACGGATTTGCCGCGCACGGCCCATATTTTCCGCTCCATCGCCAACCGGCCGTTGCCGCCGGACATGGTGCACGACCCGTTTTTAGGCCTGGACATCGGCACGGGCAGCGGCATTTTGCTGGCCGCGGCCTGGTTCCAGGCCAGGCGCAACGGGGTGAGGGAGACCCGGCTGTACGGCTTCGAGCTGGATTCGGAAATCAGCGAGCGCACCGACGCCTTGCTGCGCTCCCTGGGCGTGGGGCAGGTGATGGCGGCCGACGCGCGCGATCCGGGCGTGTACGCCATGCTGCCGGACGGACCGGTGGCCTTTGTGGCCAACGAGAACGTGGCCGCGCCCACGGCCCGGCATACGGCCGAACCGTTCAGCCAGATCCATGCCGCGTTGTTCGAGGCCATGTCCCAGCGGCTGAAGCGCACGGTCTTTTTTCCGGAGGCGTTGGTGGTGCGCGACCGGGACGCCGAGTTGGACGTGGTGCTGTCAAAAAACAATCGCTTTCAGATTCCGCGCCATTACCGGTCGCTGCGGCCCCGGCCGCGCTCCATCGTCATCGAGGGACGGCTGACCAAGCTGTGGCAGGTGGGCAAGGATTTCCGGGCGATTATTCCAGAGGCCTGGCAGTCGATCATGCCCGGGCGCTGGTAG
- a CDS encoding macro domain-containing protein, producing the protein MPGHAAYAIGQGSLRLIEGDITVDDADAIVNAANSALAGGGGVDGAIHRAAGPKLPAACRDIIARIGSLPAGGAVITPGFELAARHIIHTVGPIWRGGEMGEPEALRSAYAESINRAVENGLATIAFPAVSTGVYGYPVHLASPIALGVMAEALRGGRLREARMYLHGQAAFGVWRSAADALFGGNAEE; encoded by the coding sequence ATGCCCGGACACGCCGCCTACGCCATCGGCCAAGGGAGCCTTCGCCTCATCGAAGGCGACATCACCGTTGACGACGCCGACGCCATCGTCAACGCCGCCAACTCGGCCCTGGCCGGCGGCGGCGGCGTGGACGGGGCCATCCACCGCGCCGCCGGCCCGAAACTGCCCGCCGCCTGCCGCGACATCATCGCCCGCATCGGCAGCCTGCCGGCCGGCGGCGCGGTCATCACCCCCGGCTTCGAGTTGGCCGCGCGCCACATCATCCACACCGTCGGCCCCATCTGGCGCGGCGGCGAGATGGGCGAACCCGAAGCCCTGCGCTCGGCCTACGCCGAGTCCATCAACCGCGCCGTGGAAAACGGCCTCGCCACCATAGCCTTCCCGGCCGTGTCCACCGGCGTCTACGGCTACCCCGTCCACTTGGCCTCGCCCATCGCCCTTGGCGTTATGGCCGAGGCGCTAAGGGGCGGAAGACTGCGGGAAGCACGCATGTACCTGCACGGCCAGGCGGCTTTTGGGGTCTGGCGTTCGGCGGCGGATGCGTTATTTGGCGGGAACGCGGAAGAGTAG